The Spirochaetota bacterium genome has a segment encoding these proteins:
- a CDS encoding zinc-binding alcohol dehydrogenase gives MATRVVFTGKSEGHVEEFTPNAVGAGQVGIITRYSLMSTGTENIVFNRLFEKDSHWDRWVKYPFYPGYANVGIVDAVGDGVAALKKGDVVVTRSNHASYVVAGEKQCTVLPAGIDKKEAAWFALAKICAMGVRAAQYALADSVLIIGAGPIGQMSVRWAHALGVETIIAVDLVKSRLDFAKKGGAHHVFDKPVTDCAEEIKAVTEGMGPRVVIDSTGNEKVFASALGAARKYGRVIVLGDTGTPSAQHLTADVITRGLTIAGAHDCHEDAAWNTEIILRFFFNLIRTKRFDLSGLITHEFAAKDAMKGYETANTKRNETMGILFDWTK, from the coding sequence CCGAACGCGGTCGGTGCCGGGCAAGTGGGTATCATCACCCGGTATTCGCTCATGAGTACGGGCACGGAGAACATCGTATTCAACCGCCTTTTTGAGAAGGATTCGCATTGGGATAGATGGGTGAAATATCCGTTCTATCCGGGTTATGCTAATGTCGGCATCGTCGATGCGGTCGGCGACGGTGTTGCTGCGTTAAAAAAGGGCGATGTTGTCGTCACCCGCTCCAATCACGCATCGTATGTGGTCGCCGGTGAAAAGCAATGCACGGTGCTCCCGGCGGGCATCGATAAGAAAGAAGCGGCATGGTTCGCCCTTGCAAAAATATGCGCCATGGGCGTTCGTGCAGCGCAGTACGCTCTTGCCGACAGTGTACTTATCATCGGCGCAGGCCCCATCGGTCAGATGTCGGTTCGCTGGGCGCATGCCCTCGGCGTAGAGACCATCATTGCGGTAGATCTCGTGAAAAGCCGCCTCGATTTCGCCAAGAAAGGCGGGGCGCATCATGTATTCGATAAACCGGTCACCGATTGTGCCGAAGAAATAAAAGCAGTGACCGAAGGCATGGGGCCGCGCGTCGTCATCGATTCCACCGGCAATGAGAAGGTGTTCGCTTCCGCGCTCGGCGCCGCACGCAAATACGGCCGTGTCATCGTGCTGGGGGATACCGGGACACCGAGCGCGCAGCATTTGACCGCGGACGTCATCACGCGCGGACTCACCATCGCCGGCGCTCATGACTGCCATGAGGACGCAGCGTGGAATACGGAGATAATACTGCGCTTCTTCTTCAATCTTATACGCACGAAGCGTTTCGATCTTTCCGGCCTCATTACCCATGAGTTCGCTGCGAAGGACGCAATGAAAGGATATGAAACGGCGAATACGAAGCGTAATGAGACGATGGGGATCCTCTTCGACTGGACGAAATAG